Proteins co-encoded in one Haloarcula sp. DT43 genomic window:
- a CDS encoding acyltransferase: MTKRHVSLPPLAEEGLRAFIDEVDERLSGDEDTCDVVTDVLIDLHGDREAYERWQDGADISPAERVRLQGYDPCNTTLESEYYAEKDEERFKRSKHLQWLWRQFDATPMADNVEFALRFRRMLADHLFESCGEGCRFFKGISFTYGHNIEVGDNVVVHDDVHLDDRGKLTIGDRVSISDDTHVYSHDHDAVDQTHVDNYHTIIEDDVRLTYDSMVRAGVKVGENAILAAKSIAGKDIPAHHIAAGTPAKSLTVKDGWESVADPIDGANVDRRAERQLPVDLPDDLEPFDEFQRDLSPPDRQ, translated from the coding sequence ATGACGAAGCGTCACGTGTCGCTGCCACCGCTCGCCGAAGAGGGGCTCAGGGCGTTTATCGACGAGGTCGACGAGCGCCTCTCCGGCGACGAGGACACCTGCGACGTCGTCACTGACGTGCTCATCGACCTCCACGGCGACCGGGAGGCCTACGAGCGCTGGCAGGACGGCGCGGATATCTCCCCGGCCGAGCGGGTCCGCCTCCAGGGCTACGACCCCTGCAACACGACCCTCGAAAGCGAGTACTACGCCGAGAAAGACGAGGAGCGGTTCAAACGCTCGAAGCACCTCCAGTGGCTCTGGCGGCAGTTCGACGCGACGCCGATGGCCGACAACGTCGAGTTCGCCCTGCGGTTCCGACGGATGCTCGCCGACCACCTCTTCGAGTCCTGCGGCGAGGGCTGTCGCTTCTTCAAGGGCATCTCCTTCACCTACGGCCACAACATCGAGGTCGGCGACAACGTCGTCGTCCACGACGACGTGCACCTGGACGACCGCGGGAAGCTCACCATCGGCGACCGCGTCTCAATCTCCGACGACACCCACGTCTACAGCCACGACCACGACGCCGTCGACCAGACCCACGTCGACAACTACCACACCATCATCGAGGACGACGTGCGCCTGACCTACGACTCGATGGTCCGGGCCGGCGTGAAGGTCGGGGAAAACGCCATCCTCGCGGCGAAGTCCATCGCCGGCAAGGACATCCCCGCCCACCACATCGCCGCCGGCACGCCGGCGAAGTCCCTGACCGTCAAGGACGGCTGGGAGTCCGTCGCGGACCCCATCGACGGCGCGAACGTCGACCGCCGCGCCGAGCGGCAACTGCCCGTCGACCTGCCCGACGACCTGGAGCCGTTCGACGAGTTCCAGCGCGACCTCTCGCCGCCGGACCGCCAGTAG